The DNA region attagCGAAATGTAACTTAAATACATGCATCCTACAATAAATATATCAAAGGAAAATCGCTAGATCAGTGGCTGGATTGTTTGGTCGAAATTACCTTGCTGAAGGGCACTCTGCATATAGTGGTTGAGTTGATGCAACTCAGTGTTTTGGTCATAGTGTCCCGACTGCAAACTGAAGGGATCCATGGCAGTGAACTGCTCTGCAGGCAGCGGGACCTCTGTGATGGGCGGGGAGAGCCAGAGGGGCTCCTGTTCCAACTGATGGGGCCCACTCCTGCAGCGCAACAAGCCCTGCTGGTAGCTGCATGCTCCATCACCGGGGCCGGACATGCTGCTTTTCCTTGTAACCGCGTCCAGGTCTTTCAGAATGCTGTCGAACACGCCGTCATCGAGGACCATCTCGCGCTTAAGCGGAGGGGTTGAGGGGAGAGGAGGGTGATGGGGCCAGTCGCAGGCGGAGGGCAGGGTGTTAGTGGTGGCAGGTTGGGCCACATTTTGAAGCGGACTTAGGGTGTGATACATGGAAAAGCTGCTGGCCAGGGAGGAGATCTGCTCAGCCAGAATACTGATCTCTGCCTGTTCCCTCTCGTTGTAATGGTTAGACTCGGTGGATGTGGGAGATTGGTTGGGGGTAAGAAGGCTGGAATGTATGGGCAACACATGGTGGGGAACATGATGCACTTGGACAAGGCTGCCCCCTTGTGGCTGCTCTAGAAGGCTGAAGTCGTCTTGATGCAGAGCACAGTCCACGGGGCTCTCACACATGTCCGACACAGACAAGCAGTCAGGAACTAATCGAGTATCGGCGGAACAAGCTTGGAAATCGTAGGtcggagatgaggaggaggaggaggagagtggagaGGCTGCCTGATCAAAGGTTTGTTCAGCGGCTGCAGGGAGGGAGTCGGAGGGCGATTGGTGACAGGTGAGCCCTGCCTCTGGGTAGGAATAATAGGAGGGAGAGCACTCAGGGGAGGACAGCAGCTGATCTGTGTATCCATGCACATCCATCAGGAGGTCATGGCTGAGCTCCCGCTGCTGCAGAGGGGAGCTGGAGGAGGCCGGGCTGTAGGGAGGGGTGAAGAGAGCAGGGCTGTCACCCAAGGGAACAGGTGAGCTATCGCCTCGGGAGGAGACGCACGCCACAAAGTATAAGTCTCGCTCGGACTCCCGCCTAGCTTTGGCACCTGGCTCCTCGCTTTGGCTGTCAGAACTCCTCTGTCTTTTAAAGCATTTAGTGTTGTTTTGGCTCTGAGCTTGGGGCGCCTGTTGAGAAGCAAAATGGCAGGAATTTGCCAGAGATAGAGATGATGGACTGAAGGCATCGCTGCCGATTTTCTTCTGCAGAAATCTGGCCTCCGTTTCactacaagaaaaaaaaaaaatgtattaagtcGACGTGTGTGACTTGAAAAACACTGAAACATGACTTACACTGTAAATGTGAAGTTCGTCATACCTGATGATGAAGTTAGCGCAGCTCACGCTCTGGCACTCAGAGTCTTTGTTAGCTCGAATGTAGACCCAGGTCCACGAGAGATCCTTACACTGGAGTCTGAGCACCATCTCTACCTGGAAGCCGTCATCTGCCTGCACTGGACGGGACAGAGAGGATACATCCGTGGTTATTATCGTGCACACAATGAAACCAGCGCTCCATCCCTAAATGTCTTACTTATTGTacacctgcaaaatcagcatcaaactaaagaaattaaattgaaattttaaaaaaatggtCTCTCTTGTTTTCAAGTTTTGGAAGTGAACAATGCCACCAGTGTACAACAAGATATCCTGCAATGGATTATACACTTACTTAAACTTCTGTGAGAATCTGCACTCAAGGAAAGATCTTCAGGGTGGACAAGACCGTACCACGACCGACCGGTCATCTCTTCTGCCGAACACCCCAAAAAATATACAACACTGAAAaagaaagttacaaaaatgTTTGTCAGTAAACCAGTACGAGAACCTTTGGATTATATCTGTTTAAAAAGGAGGATGTACGAATGTACCTGTCGGACAGCTGAGTGAAGGACATATCGAGTCTGTGGACACTGTTGAAGCTGTGACAGAAGTGGTGTGAGTCCGAGCTCCGCAGGCGGTTGACCGTGGGGGTGCAGAGGGCCACAAACAGAGGCTGGCTGTTGGGACAGGCTGAAGACGAGGACAGACAAGGCTGAGGGAAAGACTGGAAGCTCCCTCTGACCATCATGGAACAGCAGCTGCCGTGTTGCAGCTTGAAGGCCTTGGAGGTTTGCATACAACATATAAAGCTCCTCTCTGAAAAAAGATAACATATCAGTTTAGTCTTTCAGTATGAATAGGATAGCCATTTCTTTTAGAAACTTTatgaagaaataaatgattttaTAGCACAAAATAAATCAAGCATTTGGGGGAAATGTGGCCTGCATAGCATAAAGAATACCAGCAACACGAGGCAACCAATCTCTTAAATGTGTGATAGTAACAGGGATATCAAAAGGGATATCAAAGCCTTTAAAGTTACCTGATGATGAGTTGTTTTTAATGTCCAGGTTTGACTTAACAATATCGATGTCAGAGCATTCCACCATGTCATAGAAAGTGTCTCCTTGAAGCACATCTATCTGGAAAAAATGAGGTTTTACCATTAGATACAACACATTAAAGCCCAATGTGAGATAAACTAAACTGTAAAAGATGTCCAAACTGACTCACCATGGAAAGACCGAGATATTCAGCTGCATTTTCGGACACATAGACCAGCCTCCCCTGCGCGTTAGTGACCAGGATGAAGCCGTGCAGGGCTTGAAGAAAGGCCTCGTATGGCAGAGAGCAGTGTTCTCTCACCCCAGCTGGGAGTCCTTAGGGAGGAAAGAGGGAGATCAGCCGTGGTTACACTCTATGCATCTCTGCAGGTTGTCACAGCTGTTATCTTTGATATAATCCCTGCAGTGTACTGCAAACTTAGTCCCATTTTTGTTTGACAGCGACGCAGGCTGAATGTAGATTAGTAGCTAAAAGATATTAAAGAATGACTGTAACTGAAGTGTGAAGACTTACCCTGGAAGAGAACAGACTTCCTGATGTAGGCGCAGATGGCGGCCATGGAGTGCAGGTAGGAGAGACGCTCCTGGTCCTCCTGGGTGATGGGCAACAGAGCGCGCATATTCCTGATCTCATGATTGATGTGGTCCCGTCGGGCTTTGGACGCTCTTTTGGTGGATCTGGGAGAGACCATGTTCACTGAGGTCAGAGGTTGGAAGAAAACTGGGGAAACTAAAGCTAGGGAGCCAAAGTATTGTCTACTGCCACACTTGCATTTCAATAGATCTGTCTGTGGTAATCCTTCAGCAGGCaattgtggggaaaaaaaaagaagaaatcaaaTAAAGACAAAAGGAGTAACTGGCCTAAACTGATCTAGCCTCTTTCTCACAATTCAGCCCGGTGTCTCTTCCTCAAGGGTTCCTATGGAAACTGCTGATATGAGAGGCTGCCGTGTCTGTGGCAGACACGAGGGCTCTCTCTAGACTTTGTCTGTGTGATCAGTATCTGTCTGGACCCATCCACAGAGAGTCTGGGGTTTTTATAGCTGCCAGGGCTACAGCGTGGGCGTCGCACACAAAGGGGAGGCTGGGCTTCTGCTGCTCCCTTCATTGCCTTATAAAGTGGGTGTCCTCGGAGCGGGGCGCCCCACGTCACCAGGACACAGAAAGTGCCACAAAAGGAAAATTCTATCAGTTTGAATCCCAGCACCTTAACAATAAAGATCCATTAAAAATATGCAATTGATAGCATGtgattgggattttttttcttcctgggATACTTTCAAATACTAGACCAAGCTTTGACTCTGCCTGTGGAATATTATACCACAACTAAATTTACAGACATTTGATAAGTTCccagtagtatatatatatatatatatatgtatttatttattttttcttcaaagtAATTTATCAAGACTGGTGATGTTCCTCCAGAATGATTCTGCACCAAAGCATCCTGATAAAGGCTTATCTGAACCAGTTTGATTTTTGTAAATGCAGTTACAGCATCATTGTTGCCGGATTAGTATGTATCACATACAGTACCGGGCTGCAGACAGGAGAAAATTGGATTAAGTGCTCCCCGTGGTGTAAACACTGCAGGCAGCAGAGTTGGGGTCTTCATTTTCTAAAGAGCAACGTGTTGATTGGTCCACTGGAGGACGTGGAGCAGAGGAGAACAAGAACAAGAGGAGACTCACCTGAAACTCCTGCAGGAGGTGCGGTGACCATCGggcagatgatgatgatgatgatgatgatgatgatgatgagagaTGCACGGAGCACTAACATGACGTTTGCACGATTTGCACCAAATATTCATTTCGACGCTGATGTAGCCACCTAAGGCAAAACACACATATTTGATCAGAAAGCATACAATAAGTTTCAAAAACgcaatgtttttttcctttataaAATCTAACTTTGAGTAAAACCAGATGAAATGTGGCTAATTCTGAGCCAGAATATTGAGAGTAAAAGTCCCAGTGATCTTACCTCTGCAGGCTCTGGTCTGGATGAGGAGTGCCGCGTCCCTTCTTTTATAGCCCGCAAACACGACACAACTCATTCAACTCAGCCGGTGgggaagagggaaaaaaaaacaaaaacaaatggcaTAATGTTAGGCTACTTGTTGTGACGCAATGACAAAATGATCGAGGCGGGTTATATTTAGTGAAGTGAGCCCTAAAAATAGGCCGTTAGATTGGACGCAGGATCCGATTCGGGCGACTTAAAGTGGTAAAGATGCAAATGAGATATCATTAATATACAGTAGAAGaaacaggctgtgtgtgtgtgtgtgtgtgtgtgtgtgtgtgtgtgtgtgtgagagtgagacagtgtgtgtgtgtgtgtgtgtgtgtgtgtgtgtgtgtgtgtgtgtgtgtgtgtgtgtgtgtgtgtgtgtgtgttttaaaagtattgataGCGACTCATTTCAACCGTCTGCAGGTGTTGGTCCACGTTGTGTGCAAATATTGTGTTCATTCATTACCAGAGGATTAGTGGCCAATCAGCAGTAGGCTATCATAGGCTACCTGGCACAGATGCTTATTAGAACATATAGGCTACCCAGTGTTGTTTAATGAGGACAGTTGGACTTCTCCAGATAAACGCTTAGATTCATATTAAGAGAAAGCTCAAAGTCTTGACTATTAATTCATAATTAGACTGGTTCATAATCGCCGCAAACGCTTTGATCAAAACGCCACTGGCCGTCAACCACACCCTGACACAGAGGGACCATCACCACGTGTTTAAATTTTAATTTCTCACTCAACCCCCACAGCTGAAAACACCCCTTGCGTTTTAATTAAAGGCAGGAGACACCAAACCAGGTTTAACCCTTctaatttattataaaaaatatatatatatatatatttcattacaagtaaaagttctgAATGCAAAATCCTACTAAAGTATCAGAAGTT from Perca flavescens isolate YP-PL-M2 chromosome 17, PFLA_1.0, whole genome shotgun sequence includes:
- the npas4l gene encoding neuronal PAS domain-containing protein 4-like, yielding MSCVVFAGYKRRDAALLIQTRACRGGYISVEMNIWCKSCKRHVSAPCISHHHHHHHHHHHLPDGHRTSCRSFRSTKRASKARRDHINHEIRNMRALLPITQEDQERLSYLHSMAAICAYIRKSVLFQGLPAGVREHCSLPYEAFLQALHGFILVTNAQGRLVYVSENAAEYLGLSMIDVLQGDTFYDMVECSDIDIVKSNLDIKNNSSSERSFICCMQTSKAFKLQHGSCCSMMVRGSFQSFPQPCLSSSSACPNSQPLFVALCTPTVNRLRSSDSHHFCHSFNSVHRLDMSFTQLSDSVVYFLGCSAEEMTGRSWYGLVHPEDLSLSADSHRSLMQADDGFQVEMVLRLQCKDLSWTWVYIRANKDSECQSVSCANFIISETEARFLQKKIGSDAFSPSSLSLANSCHFASQQAPQAQSQNNTKCFKRQRSSDSQSEEPGAKARRESERDLYFVACVSSRGDSSPVPLGDSPALFTPPYSPASSSSPLQQRELSHDLLMDVHGYTDQLLSSPECSPSYYSYPEAGLTCHQSPSDSLPAAAEQTFDQAASPLSSSSSSSPTYDFQACSADTRLVPDCLSVSDMCESPVDCALHQDDFSLLEQPQGGSLVQVHHVPHHVLPIHSSLLTPNQSPTSTESNHYNEREQAEISILAEQISSLASSFSMYHTLSPLQNVAQPATTNTLPSACDWPHHPPLPSTPPLKREMVLDDGVFDSILKDLDAVTRKSSMSGPGDGACSYQQGLLRCRSGPHQLEQEPLWLSPPITEVPLPAEQFTAMDPFSLQSGHYDQNTELHQLNHYMQSALQQDGLAEENLY